The sequence below is a genomic window from Thalassobaculum sp. OXR-137.
CGCGCGTGGCCGCCCTGCTGGCCGGCGACGTGGACATGATCGACAACGTCCCGACCTCCGACATCACGACGCTCGAGAAGAACAAGGACGTCTCCCTGAGCGCCGGCGTGTCGAACCGCATCATCTACCTGCACCTGGACCAGTGGCGCGAGAAGTCGCCCTTCGTCACCGACAAGGACGGCAACCCGCTGGACAAGAACCCGCTGCTCGACCCGCGGGTGCGTAAGGCCATTTCCATGATGATCAACCGCCCGGCCATCGTCGAGCGCGTCATGGAGGGCGTCGCCCTGCCGGCCGGCCAGCTTCTGCCGGACGGTTTCTTCGGCCGCTCGCCGAACCTGAAGCCGGAGAAGTACGACGTCGCCGCCGCCAAGAAGCTGCTGGCGGAAGCGGGCTATCCGGACGGCTTCGGCCTGACGATCCACGGTCCGAACGACCGCTACATCAACGACGCCAAGATCTGCGAAGCGATCGGCCAGTTGCTGTCGGCGGCCGGCATCCCGACCAAGGTCGTGACCATGCCGAAGAACGTGTTCTTCTCGCGTGCCTCCAAGGGTGCGGACGGCGAGCCGGAGTTCAGCTTCGTCCTCGTCGGCTGGGGCTCGGGCACCGGTGAGGCCTCCTCGCCGCTGAAGTCGCTGCTGGCCACCTACGATCAGTCCAAGGGCTGGGGTGCGTCCAACCGCGGCCGTCACTCCGACCCGAAGGTCGACGCCCTGATCAGCCAGGCGCTGACCACGGTCGACGACGAGAAGCGCGGCAAGCTCCTGGCCGAGGCGACCGACATCGCCATCGGTCAGAATCAGGGCATCATCCCGCTGCACTACCAGGTCAACACCTGGGGTACCCGTACCGGCCTGAAGTACACGCCGCGGACGGACGAGCGGACGACCGCCTACGACCTGGTCAAGGCCGAGTAAACCGCGGGGCGCGGCCGGTTGACGCTGGCCGTGCCCTTTCTTTTTTCCGTTTCGCCTTGCTTCCCGCGGGGTCCTGTGCGACCAGCCGCGGGAGAGCCATTATGAGAGGGCGGTGATGACGGTTTTCATCATCAGACGGTTGATGCAGGCGGCCCTGGTCGTTCTGGTTATGTCATTTCTGGTGTTTTCGGGCGTCTTCCTGGTGGGGGATCCGACCGAGATCCTGGTCGCCGAGGACGCCGATCAGGCGGAGCGGGCGGCCATCATCGAGAGCCTCGGCCTCGATAAGCCGTTCCATATCCAGTACCTGCGATTCCTTCAGAACGCCGCCCAGGGCAATATGGGCGAAAGCTTCGTCTTCAACGAGCCGGCGCTGCAGCTCATCCTGGACCGGCTGCCGGCGACCATGGAACTGGCCGTCGCCGCCCTGCTGATCTCCGTCGTCCTCGGCATTCCGCTGGGTGTGATCTCTGGACTGCGGCCGGAGGCGGCTTATTCCAAGGTCATCATGACCGGATCGATCCTGGGCTTCAGCCTGCCGACATTCTGGGTCGGCATCATGATGATCCTGCTGTTCTCGGTGCAGCTCGGCTGGCTGCCGTCCACCGGACGCGGCGACGAGATCCACTACGTGCTCGGCTTCCCCACCTCGCTGCTCACCCTGGACGGCTGGAGCCACGTGCTGCTGCCGGCGGTCAACCTGGCGCTGTTCAAGCTGTCGGCGGTCACCCGCCTGGCCCGCGCCG
It includes:
- a CDS encoding ABC transporter substrate-binding protein encodes the protein MSFIRRLGITAVAMAALAGPAMAEDITIGIRSEPSSMDPYFHNLTPNNSLIGHVFVRLVDFDANQQLFPSAAESYRAINDTTWEFKLRPGAKFHDGTDLTADDVIYSFARADGYTGGNSSFRIYTKGKTVTKVDDYTLHISTEGPYPLMPNDLTSVMIMSSEAKGTAPADVNMGIDASDFNDGTATIGSGPYKFVEWKKGDRIVLEKFDGYVGPLNQTWDKVTFKFIPSEPARVAALLAGDVDMIDNVPTSDITTLEKNKDVSLSAGVSNRIIYLHLDQWREKSPFVTDKDGNPLDKNPLLDPRVRKAISMMINRPAIVERVMEGVALPAGQLLPDGFFGRSPNLKPEKYDVAAAKKLLAEAGYPDGFGLTIHGPNDRYINDAKICEAIGQLLSAAGIPTKVVTMPKNVFFSRASKGADGEPEFSFVLVGWGSGTGEASSPLKSLLATYDQSKGWGASNRGRHSDPKVDALISQALTTVDDEKRGKLLAEATDIAIGQNQGIIPLHYQVNTWGTRTGLKYTPRTDERTTAYDLVKAE
- a CDS encoding ABC transporter permease, whose protein sequence is MTVFIIRRLMQAALVVLVMSFLVFSGVFLVGDPTEILVAEDADQAERAAIIESLGLDKPFHIQYLRFLQNAAQGNMGESFVFNEPALQLILDRLPATMELAVAALLISVVLGIPLGVISGLRPEAAYSKVIMTGSILGFSLPTFWVGIMMILLFSVQLGWLPSTGRGDEIHYVLGFPTSLLTLDGWSHVLLPAVNLALFKLSAVTRLARAGTREVVHQDYVKFARAKGLTDRRVIFVHVLKNILIPVVTVLGLEFGGLVAFSVVTETIFAWPGIGKLLIDSIGLLDRPVIVAYLMIIVLLFVFLNLAVDICYSLLDPRVRLQDIKS